A genomic window from Salvia splendens isolate huo1 chromosome 11, SspV2, whole genome shotgun sequence includes:
- the LOC121755786 gene encoding uncharacterized protein LOC121755786, translating to MREHKKQNAYVRQIIEDIIWTQTVARICILHMIFSKVSKKRRRAEFALAYDILNRVPMQIQRLNRLVGVTDTDCLVNCRMDRNTFGRLCSLFTELGMLRVRRFVGIEEQVAIFLGVIAHHKKNRVVRFDHWRSGNTVSFYVHEVLAAVLKLHSLFLVKPEPIREDCVDWRWKCFQGCLGALDGTYIDVLVPNEDKPRFRNRKGQITTNTLAACDRHMRFTYILPGWEGSAGDARVLRDAVTRPHGLRVPIGNYYLCDNGYANSEGFLTPYKGVRYHLQDWGPDAQIPQNAVELFNMRHTKARNVIERAFAVLKMRWGILRSASFYPLKVQINLIIACFLLHNYVRSEMPIDPLDDLLDCMPESQGAEAEGDHRDIEYVDYVEATSS from the exons ATGAGGGAACATAAGAAGCAAAATGCTTATGTGAGGCAAATAATTGAGGACATAATTTGGACTCAAACCGTGGCGCGAATTTGTATACTGCACATGATTTTTAGCAAAGTTTCGAAGAAAAGGAGGCGAGCTGAATTTGCGTTGGCTTACGACATTCTGAATCGAGTACCGATGCAGATTCAACGTTTAAACAGACTCGTTGGGGTAACTGACACAGATTGTTTAGTTAATTGTAGGATGGACCGGAATACGTTTGGAAGGTTGTGTTCATTGTTTACAGAGTTGGGAATGTTACGCGTCCGGCGGTTCGTAGGGATAGAAGAGCAAGTCGCCATTTTTCTAGGTGTCATAGCACATCACAAGAAAAACCGTGTTGTTCGATTTGATCATTGGCGATCAGGGAACACAGTTTCATTCTACGTTCATGAGGTCCTTGCAGCAGTATTAAAGTTGCATTCCTTGTTCTTGGTCAAACCCGAGCCTATTCGCGAAGATTGTGTAGATTGGCGATGGAAATGTTTTCAg GGGTGTCTTGGTGCTCTTGATGGCACCTACATTGACGTTTTAGTACCAAACGAGGACAAACCACGGTTTAGGAATAGGAAGGGTCAGATAACAACCAACACTTTGGCCGCTTGCGACAGGCACATGCGTTTCACATACATATTACCCGGCTGGGAGGGATCAGCTGGCGATGCTCGAGTGCTTCGCGATGCCGTAACTCGTCCTCATGGGTTGCGAGTCCCAATAG GTAATTATTATTTGTGTGATAATGGATATGCGAACAGTGAAGGTTTTCTAACCCCTTACAAGGGGGTGAGGTATCACCTCCAAGATTGGGGTCCTGATGCGCAAATTCCACAAAATGCTGTAGAGCTCTTCAACATGCGTCATACCAAAGCTAGGAATGTAATTGAGAGAGCATTCGCGGTACTGAAGATGCGGTGGGGTATTTTGCGCAGTGCCTCCTTCTATCCCCTCAAAgttcaaataaatttaattatagcaTGCTTCCTTCTCCATAACTACGTTCGGTCTGAGATGCCAATTGATCCACTCGATGACCTTTTGGACTGCATGCCTGAGAGCCAAGGGGCTGAGGCCGAGGGAGATCATAGGGACATTGAATACGTTGACTACGTTGAGGCAACGTCATCTTGA